The Mastomys coucha isolate ucsf_1 unplaced genomic scaffold, UCSF_Mcou_1 pScaffold20, whole genome shotgun sequence nucleotide sequence ggcggatttctgagttcgaggccagcctggtctacagagtgagttccaggacagccaaggctacacagagaaaccctgtctcgaaaaaaataaaataaaataaaataaaaataaaaataaaaaaagaaaagaaaaaaaagaaaatgtgattcattcaCACAgaggaatactactcagctattaaaaacaatgacatcatgaaatttgcaggcaaatggatggaactagaaaataacatcctgagtgacataatgcagacccaaaaggacattcatggtatgtactcactaataagtggatattagccataaagttcaggatacccatgctataatccacagacccaaagaagctaacaAGGAAGGCCTAAAGCAGGATGCTTGAATCTCTCCCAGAGGGGGAAATAGTcaatggaggtgggaggagggagggatctgagtGGTAGAAGGGATGAGGAGGGGTATGGGGGTGGGCAGGAGTTTGGGTGTAGGGAGAGCCTGGAGAAGAgaggactcccagagactgaaccaccaaccaaagagcacgcATAGGCTGGACCTAGAACCTCCacttctgcacatatgtagcagaaatgcagcttggttttcatgtgggtccctcagTAACTGGAGCGGGGACTGTCCCtgactgttgcctgcctgtggatcctattccactaactgggctgccttgtctggccttagtgtgagaggatgtgcctagtcctgcagtgacttgatgtaccagggtaggTTAGCAcccaggggaggagaagggaggaggtgtGGAGGAAGGGGCTCTgtgaggagtgggggaggggttgcttcgatcaggatgtaaagtggataaataaattaatgggggaaaaaaagagtagAAATAACTTCTGATCAAGAAAATAGAGCGGTGGTCTGGGTGGAGACCTAACATTCCAGTGGGGCATGGTCAAGGAGCCTAGGAAGCCATGCACGGTAAAGAGATAGGTAATTAGTCCTTCAATGTGACATTGTACCCTTTCTTCTCAAGTTCACCCCTTAAGCATTAGCTCACCAGGCCACAGCTTCCTGAACCTGCTGGCTGTTCTGAACCAATCAGAATACTCTCacttctccttttcattctctcctttttttcagtGTGCTTTTCTTAACACTTTGAATTACCCCGATATTCTGTGCTTTTGTACTCTCCTTAAACCTCTCCCGCACCAGTCATACTGCTGCTTGTCAGTTCTATGTCTAACTTTCATGCTAGCTCAGATAAATCTGTCGAGATCTACCGTTTGCCTGCCCCTCAGGGGTTTCTGGTTAAATGCTAATAAAAGTGTTCTTGAACTTTCCTCTGGGTCCATTTTTAAGAGCCCCGAGAGAAGACCTGGATTTTCCCCCATATCAGTACTGAGCAGATATTCTGAGAGTCCATGTTGGAATATTCTTGCCTTTATGAAGAAGGTCTCTTTTCTGGCCAATGGTGAAGTCACATCTTATATTTTGTCATCTGTGATTGAGTAACttattgagagttttttttttttttttaaattgggaaaCAACGTGCAGCAGTCGGAAGGAAGTGAATTCAAAACCAAATGTGTATTAAACCCaaagtgtttgtgtctgtgtttatccCGTGCTGCCTCACGTGGCTTCACTGTAGCCTTAGTTCTGAACACACAGCATACCACAACCCACAACATGCCACTCTGCACTGCGCTTGTCCTCATGTCCTCGCTGTTTTAAACACAACTCACAGTCAAGCTCCTTGCGTGTTCTACATCGCTGTGCTTGCACTGTACACACAGCTTTTCTGCCCATATGGTTTACCTATGGAAAACAACAGCTTTGCCGCTTTCCTACTGCTGGTCCTCAGCACATAGTGTTTGGTTGgatatgctttctctttctttcccttcctctctctttcttagcTGTCATTTAGCTCTTCATCTGCTGGAAATACCTAGTTGGCCATGTTCTCAGTTCTCCAATGATGTTGCGTTTCTGGCTCTGCAGTCATGGCAACTTGCCTTTTGAACTAACTGGAGAGTCCCCGTGCTCTTTTCATAGGGTGCTAGGGATACACACTAGATAAAAGAGCTTAATTTGCAGCTCTTTTATAAATATGGGAGGCAGTGGATCtgggtgagtttgaggccagctttgatgtacatagtgagtcccaggccatcCAGGGTGTatagtgagagcttgtctcaagtaaaacaaaaaccctgaagcATCTCTTCTAGAAAGCACATTTCTGGGGAAGAACGGCTATAGAGCATCCCTCATGCATAACTCAGTATGTGCCAAATGAAACTCATAATGCTCCGAAGGCTGGGGGTTGATTTgtttgtcttgctgtgtagctgagactGACTTGACACTCCCATGCAGCCTAAGCTGGCCTAGGGCTCACCATGCTGTTTTTCCCTCCCATATGCCGGGATTGCCCGTGTGTGCTCCTGCGCCTGGGTTGTTACCTTTACGTTACTGTATTCTATTCACCTTTAGTTGTAGTCTCAAAGtaggttttatttggttttgtcattccCTAGTAGATGGATTAAAATTGGCATGTTTATTTGTTCACACTGCAGAAATGAATGCATCCCTAAAGTCTATTTTTAATAAGCTATGAAGTAGTCATGGGAAATGCACTATAGGTTTTTACTTCAATTATTACCCATCTCCCCCCTCCCCGTGATGAAACCAGAAATTTATTTCCTGAGCATATAGGTGGTTTATAAAcgttaatttttatattctaactctttcatgttttatgattttttttaaagatttattttatgtatgtgagtacactgtagctatacagatggttgtgagccttcatgtggttgttgggaattgaattttgggacctctgcttgctctagtcaaccccgcttgctctggttggcccgGCTTGCTTAGTCCCTGCCCgctccagtccaaagatttatttattattatatataagtacactgtagctgccttctgacacaagaagagggtatcagatcttattatgggtagttgtgagtcaccatgtagctgctgggatttgaactcaacagccagtgttcttacccactgtgccatctcgccagccggagttttatgatttttaacCTTTCGCTTGATTCCTTTCCACTGTAGGGTGGATACTTCATAGGGTTAGTGCAGCCTCATTAGTGATATCACCTAGTGGCACATTCATGTGTCGACACACATTTTACTATGAAATTCTTGCTAGCTAGGCATTTTGATTTCTATATTTGCCTTTCATCATTTCTAACTTTTGTTTTGACACTCCTGTTTCAGTTTCCTTTAGAAGCCGCCTTTGTGTTGGAGTTGGTGGTCATGTTTGAACAGAGAGAGCTTAGAATCTTATATTGTCTGTCAACCTTATCAATGGCTTTCATGACAGATGAGAAGTCATTCAAAATTTTATGACTATGGTGGCACATTTCTCAGCTGTGAACAAATTTTTATCTACTTGTAGTTTAATTTAGAAAAGATACAAAATGGAGCCAGTAGATGACCGGGAAGCTTGTTAGGTGGCAGAGAAAGCTGTCAGGAGGGTGACTCGAGCAAATCAGAAGGCTGGCCCTGTCCCTGCTCATCCTGGTGCAGGTGCAGGTAGCTCTGACCCTCTGCTCTTCATTTACAGTTGCATGAGAGCAGACGCAGCCCTGCTGAAGATGGACAGACGGCAGTAGACAgctgctcctcctctttcctctccaaagGCTTGCCATTTGGTGTCTTGTTTCCAGTTACTGCTCCTCGATCAAGCCTGTTTGCTACCTTCATCAGACATGTTCCGCACAATCTCAAGAAAAAATATGTCCCAGAAGCTGAGCTTCCTGTTGCTGGTGTTCGGACTCATCTGGGGGCTGATGCTACTTCACTACACCTTGCAGCAGCCGCGACGGCAGAGCAGCGTCAAGCTTCGTGAGCAGATCCTAGACTTAAGCAAAAGATACGTGAAAGCTCTGGCGGAGGAGAGCAGGAGCACTGCGGATGTGGACAACGCTGCATCCATGGCAGGCTATGGTAAGAGCTGCACGGTgtcccctgcctccttcccagcTCGTTCCTGTATAAATACACTTACAGGAGTGGAGCTCAGCAGCCATTGTGCTCTTtataaattgattaaaaaaaattacaggtgaATATTTTCAAATGGAAAGTAGAAATAGTACTTATATATCCCGTGCACAGATTTAAGTtattaatatttacataaaattcattatattttaagtaCATTATAGAAATTATGACattcatctctttaaaatatgtatatataaggtatattatatgcatttaaaaatgagTATGTAACAGTatcattgttttttatatatatatataatatatttagattttttttacttaatataaaCATCAAATAGACAACATCTATTAAGTCCCAAGATTTACCTATAGTTCCAGCATTGCTTACTGCAACTCTCCCTTTCATAGCTTAGGttcctgttggttttttttttaagattcatttatttattttatgtatatgaacacacaacgtagctgtacagatagttgtgagccttcatctgtttTTTGGGACCTCTGCTTATTCTGGACAGCCCTTCTTGCTTGCTCGCTCAGTCGGTGCTCTCCCCGGCCCAAAGATCAGTtcattactataaataagtacactgtagctgtcgttagacgcaccagaagagggcgtcagatcttattatgggtggttgtgagccaccatatggttgctgggatttgaacttatgacctttggaagagcagtcagtgctcttacctgctgagccatctgttgTTTTAagtttcctgttgttttgttttgtgagataggatgtctgtatgtagttctggctgccctggaactcaccatatataccaagctgtccttgtcacagagatccacctgccccccACTTCCCCAGTACTTGGATTAAAGACGTGGACCACACATCTGGcttgttttaaattctttatgtGTTCcagttttttccttttagatgaGATGGGAAGCTAGGAAGTCTGAATGAAACCTGTTcattcagtgctgggaatcaaatccagggcctttaCGTAATGCTAGGCTAGcacattgtcttaattagggtttcattgctgtgaagagatatcatgactacggcaactcttataaggacaatatttaattgggttggcttacagtttcagaggtttagtccattatcataatggcaggaagcatggcagcatcaggcaggcagacatggtgctagaaaaaGAGTCCTACCACTtggtctgcaggcagcaggagacagaCACACTGGTCAGACTTGAGCTAATAAGACCTCAGAATCTatccccacaatgacacacttcctccaacaaggccacacctatttcaacaaggccacacctcctaatagtgccactccatatgagccacacacacattccctcaCATGAGTCCTTAGgagcattcctattcaaaccaccacacatccTAAATCAAGCTTTAGCCCTAGCctgttttatttagttagttatttattttgaggcagagtctcctgTTTCCTATGTTGgccttaaatttctgatctttctctgtctccctggtactggattacaggcctgtgccacgaCTCTTGGTTTATGTGTTATCAAACttagggttttgtgcatgctaggtgagcaccTTATTAACTGAGCTGAGTGTCCACCTCTATTTGCTTGTGAGACAGATTCTGGCTTTGTAAattaggctgaccttgagctcaatGTTTTCCTGCACCTGAGTGCACTGGGCTTGGGCTTCTATAGTAAGTTTGTTGGTTGagtgcttgtttgcttttgttcaaGCCACCTTTTTCTTTCAGCAGAAGTGCTTGTCATACCTCTCGAGGAAAGGCTTTACAGCTATGTCACAGTATATCACAACggctgtgagttcaagagtgCAGTAGCATGCCATTCCAAGGCTGCTCTTAGATTCTTTCTGCCCTTTTCTTCTGTAGTATTTCCTGCGCCTTGGAGGAGGGGATACAGATGCCCCATTTATGGTTTCCACgttaaaaagaaaaggccaggcatggtggagcatatctgtaatctcaacatTAGGAAGATGGAAACAAGGGGATTCCTGGGAcctgctggccagctagtctaacaGGATTGGCAAATTCTAGCTAGGTACAGTGGGAgatctgtttcaaaaataagtgAAGGCTGAGACTAAGTGGCTGTTGAATTGCTAAGCTATGAGTTGGGCGTCTGTACCTGCCCCCCATCCCCACACCTgtggtcttttgagacaaggttttgcttTGTAGCtcggtgtcttagggtttctgttgctgcaacaaaacaccatgacaaaaacaaattggGAGTTGTAGGTTGCTGCGAGCCCCCGCTAGGAGTGCTGGAGGccgagctcaggtcctctggaagggcagccagcgTTCTTAACCACAGATCCATCTCTGCGGCCCCCTTGTTTTATCTTTTCATCAGCATTTCTTTGATTATCCACCATTTTCCACCATTTCTTTctgcaaattttaaaatttcacataaaattgTGAACTTGCCATTTAATTATAATGTAATTCGCTGGTATCAATTATATTCATAGAAGCATGTGTATGCCTCACACTTTTTCTGGTAGCACAGCTACTATCAACTTTATCAGCTGGTGTTAGATGATTTTTCCTGGGGATCACAGACCAGAGGTAGAGCTGACTTTTTGGTCCAGGatcaacaaaaaaataacagtatCAATTGCTACTATTGAGTCCCTAATGTCTGTGAAAAGCCTATGAGAAACATGAAGGGCAAGTCATGAAAGaatgatccttttttttttcctagctagGAAAACAAATGTACTAAAGCCCCTCCACCTTCCACAGAGGTTAAGAATCTTtctggaagaaattaaaattagaacTAGGTGCAGGCCTGGGGGGCCTGGCCAGGTCTCCTGAGTGTGCGGTGTCAGCAATAGACACAGTGTATCTTTCCACAAGGTCAGAATTCATTCAGCGATAGTAAATTCACaagttttgttggttttattgaCTGAAGTTTTTCAGGTGGTCCCATCTGTCCTGACAGTGAGGCCACAAGATCTTTTATTCCAATCTTAATTGCTAATAATCCTCAGATCACATATTTCAAAAAATTAGtctattattgtgtgcatgtgtattgtaTCACCATGTTcgtgagtgtgcgtgtgcatgcacgcatATGTGAGTGATCATGCAAGGCAGAAACAAGGTTTAGGAGTTAGCTCTCTTCTAATGTGgacgctgggaattgaactcatgttctcAGGCTTTTATAGCAGGAGTTTTACCCACAAGCCACCTTGCCTGCCCTCAGACCACACATCTCGCTTCACAATTGTgtgtaggtttcagaactgccaCAAACGGTTGATAACAGAGTTCAGAGAGGCCTCACTAAGACTGAGGTGAGAGTGCATAGAAACTAGTCCCTGAAAATTAGACAGGCTCTGCACATCTCAGTGAGAGGAGCTGCAGAGAAACCTGCTGAGGCagagctgaagaaggagctgagaggctGAGCCAGGGCCATAGGACTGCACCTCAGTCAAGCTGCAGGACGGGGGTCTAGATGTATGGGTGGAGTTTGGTTAGGGCTCATCAAGCAGTGAGGGATCCTGCTGAACTAAATTGCTATGGATAGTTTGGAGTTCTCTGTGTGTTGCAGGAGTTTTGTCTACACCGCTCTCTCTTCCTGGTTGGTCGCAGGTGTGCACATATCCAGAACTATCTCAGATCCTCgaataggaaacacacacacacacacacacacacacacacacacacacacacacacacacatacacacacacacctacaccagttattcttaaaatgccttggctaactCAATGGCTGGtccttcccctgctaccccaggcccagtcaGATAAGTGGCCAGAGGCCACTTACCTGAAAACTCACATGATAGGTTTTCTCCTGCTGCTATCGTCCCTCTGATTCTCTTTTCTGTGTCCTGCCCTTGTAACTCTCAGTGGTTCCACCCTGTGCTCAgccattggcatctttattgatagatcaaaatcCAGTTGGCAGCAATGACGACCTTCAGCATCAATAACCCGCGATTcctgatcaaagcatcagaaccaccctctATATCTATCCTCTCTTGATACAGTGGGATGGCTGTACCACAGGTGGGTGGGCCATTGCCATGGGCTCAGTGTTAGATGTCTATCTCTTTATGGCACCCAGGTGAGGATGTTGTATTGTCCATGGGTCCTGTGTTTACCTTCTCGCTCATGTGGAACACTGTGGAGCATTTGCCCGTCAATGCTTCACAGTGAGTGCCTGCCAGTCGAAAGCCTCTACCTTTGTCCTCAGCATGGAGCCAGAGCTACTGGAGTAACCTGGAGTCATGTAGGCTGAGCCTGAAAGAGTAATTTAGGTCAGAGCAGGTTGCCCTGTGCCCTggctccccacccctgctccccaCGGGAGGGAGCATCAGGGTCTGGCttgtgtgggggtcacttgcttATGGGgctctccttccctgccttcaTTAGTTCTTCACCTGCCTGATCCAGCCTTCTTATACCCTACTTGTTATAATAGGTGTGGGTACCCCACTCGTGAAGAATCAAGGAGGCcactgcaataacatgaggttaacatttttaattgaaactgCTATACCAGGGTCACTTTGTAATCGGGACCAGAGCAACCCCGAGGAAACAAAGCActcagtttttatacagttttacagcttacaatgtgggctggttaTAATTTACAACACGGGCtcgttacactttatcttgttcattgttctttagtttctattgacctttctcctcctggttaggataagacacctgtgacttgCAGGAGGGGTGATGGtacattccttggggatgggtgtttgctctgtaaactctcctaAAAACCCCTTTGTCTTAAGAATAAGTGGACTTTCTTGCTTTCTGGTATCTTTATGAAGCATCcccgtttggctcaatttctacataCTCAGAAACTCAGCGTAGGGTCCCAAGAGATGACTCGTTGGTAAGAGCGTTGGCTTCTCTTCCTAAGAATCCAGAAGCACCCACatgcagttcacaactgtctttagGTCTAGCATGGAATCCACCACCTTCTCTGGCTTCTGGGCCCCAGGCATatgcatggtgcacagacacacatgcagctaaaacacctatacatataacataaatatgttttttaacAGTGAGAAACAGTGTGGGTGTTCCTTACAGAGGAACTGATGTTTTGAGCCAGACTTTGAATCAGAACCCCTGCTCTCAGAAGCGGAGAGTCCTGGTGTGCTGGTAACTCTGTTGCTTTGGGGATTGTGCCAGTGATGACTGTGATCAGGCTTTCTCTGTTGGCCTCCAAGTAGCTTTTCTGTagctcattttctttcaaatatccTGGTAATTGTTTACCTCTTTCCCTTAAACTGTAAAGACATAAACATTAAGTGTTCTATTGCTATTTAATATGATTGATTCCAATTTTTCCCCCCATAGCTGATCTGAAGAGAACGATCGCAGTCCTCTTAGATGACATTTTGCAACGCTTGGTGAAGCTGGAGAGCAAGGTCGACTATATTGTTGTGAATGGTTCAGCCACCAACACTACCAATGGCACCAATGGAAATTTGGTGCCAGTAACAACCAACAAAAGGACGAGTGTTTCGGGCAGTGTCAGATAGCAGTGAAGGGCACCTTGCACAGCTACATCACTGTGGATTACATCCGTCACAGGACACCTCTTAAACTGCTGCCTAGGACAGAGTAATACTTGACAATAAAAGCTCTACACATTCCCAAGGAGCTTGCTGGATTCATAGGATGCTAATTCTGTATATATAATCACAGGCATTATTAGTGTGCTTTGACACAAAGCTCTTTAATGCTGTTCTGTATTCTCAACAGGAATTTGGTAACAAGGTTGATATGGTAAGCAGGGAGGCCATCTCTGTACAGAGGTCAAGAAACAAAAGCACCAGAAAGACATGGAGTCCTTTCTAGACGTAACTATTTAAGTATATAACATGTTTGTCAGATAAGTGGACAATAACATTCAACTCATTCTGTCGCCTGCCCTCAGCACTGTCCCTGTGAGTAGAGAACGTGCTTACTTCCAGAACTATACTTTGTTACTCAAATTATGAGCAGAGAAAGGAAGTGTCATGTTGAAAATCATGTTTTGAAATAGACCCAaagaatgttttcatttgcaCTATCCTTCAAAATAACTGAAGgttaattgtatatttttaaaaatagcatttgtaagaatataattttgaaatgggTAGCAGCCACTGTCCATAGCTAACCATTTGGGACAATTTAATAGAAGTGATAGTAATCGCTAATCTCATACTTTAAAATTTCTTACATATATTCTGCagaataatacatatttttatgatgaaatgaaaaataaaatatgtataattttccaCAGTCATGATTGTTGATTTGAAAGTAAATCTCGGGCTCATATGCCTGTAGCCATGGAACCcaggaggctgggacaggagaGCTGCAACTCAATGCCAGCCCAGTCAACAGAGCAGGCCCTATGTAAAAACATTGACTGTTTCTCCTGTTAGGAAAGCACATCATTTCCATATTTTGGTAAGTGTTGCTTTGGTTATTTcggtggaggaaggaaaggacttGAGGACTTTAGCCAGatgtatataatacatgttaTTTGTACTGCACAAAACTGCTTGGAAAATTAATGTGAGTTGATGTTATTTAAGAGTATTCTGTGTTAGGAAATGTCAGATTagctattcattttatataatgacCACTTTACAGAACTAAgaccattaaaatataaattatgaaaattgtttatcTTTTTAGGGAAACAGCTACTGTATACAGCACAAGAACTCTTGATTTGGTTAATTCTAGTAAAGAATAAGACATATCTTTATTTAAATAGCCTTTGTAGCAAATCCAGTTGCTATATAGTATTCTATATTTCGTAGTATTTATTCTATATAATAACTGCTTATGTGCAGCTAGCCTCTAGATTTAGACTAAATTGAATTTAGTTTTCGatgtttttcattattataatgCTACCACAAAAGTAGCAGTGattataatattttgttaaaataagtATAAGAAATATATTGTTTCATGAAAGATAACTTTCTGAAATGTCTTCCCTGTACCTTTATGTGAAGAAATGATGTCCCATTGCCAGTAGATTCTGCAGTACAGTTCAGTCTCTGatgagtcctgagcatctctgATTTCATTGCTTTCAgggatgaaataaaatatattgttttattcacaattgttatttttgttttgttttggttttggttttcaggacgggcttttctgtgtaacagtttttgctgtcctggaactcaaagagatctgcctacctctgcctcttgagtattgGAATTAAAAGGCCTGTACAACCATGCCTGCCTtgttacatgtttttaaaaacagcgGTCATGCATTTAATAAATATCAAGTGATTTGTTCTTAAAGTGCTGGGTATGGAATCCAGGACTTTACACATGCAAAgtagttctctaccactgagttttATTCACAGCCTTTACTGTTAATgactaaaaataatattaacacaGATTTGTGCTTTATTTCAACTCTAAAaatcttttacaaaaataaaataaagtaaaatagcaAGAAAACCCAAGAGGCTGGGAATGTGACTAGTTGGTAGTGTgattgcctagcatgcttgaagcCCTGATTCCAACCCTGGCACTGAAACCAGTGTGCTGaggcatacctgtaatcccagccatgAGTGAATGAGTCTTACGAACTTTGCCTaggtgatatatagatatatatttaatcattgcaaaatgagaagaaaacctGAAAATTTTCTAGCCAGAGATACCTACTattgacattttatataaatagaatctCTGGGCTGGCattgtagttcagtggtagaatttattttgtatgtgcagCTGTGTGTTTTGTCTCTACCATCAGTCAGTCAGTCGTCCTTGTCCATATTCTTTATTTCCACTtggtgctggttagttttatatcaacttgacacaaactacagttatctgaaaggatggagcctcagttgagaatgcctccatgagatccagctgaaggcattttttttttttttttttttNNNNNNNNNNNNNNNNNNNNNNNNNNNNNNNNNNNNNNNNNNNNNNNNNNNNNNNNNNNNNNNNNTTTGGTGCTCTACCCTATTGTGAATTTTATTGTGTCCAAAGGTAGTACTTcttcaaagagaaggaaaaaactcAATTCAAGCTGCCCAAGCATGTGCCTTAAGAGAAACAGTGATGAGACCTGCTCAGACCAACAGGAGCAGGTGCCGGTTCAGAGCAGAGGCCACAGGAATGGATTTTTATTCGGTACAGACAGATGTTTACAGCCAATAACACAAAGGCCACATGCAAGGCTGTAAGTGCACCTGAGCTTTTGGGTTCTAGTGAGGTCCTCACAAGACTAACACACACCGCTTTCCAGCCAGGTAAAAAGAACTCGTGTCAGAGCCAGCTGGGGCAGGACCATAATTGAGCTGTGAATGATCATAATGAGGACCTTTGTTCCAACTAGCTGCTTTTCTAATGTAAAGCCATCTATCAGGTTAATTTCAATACAGCAAAAGGTGTCACCTGGCCAGCAACATCATGCACTGGTGACAAGGACAGGTTTACTAGGCTTTGAGCCAAGACTGTTGGATCTTCAGGCTGGCCTTGTCCACCTCAGTAGACTGAGGATAAAAGGGACCTACCAGCCAGTTGAGAGGCGTGTTGTTAACAAAGTAATCCATAACTTCATCTAAGGATTCCTTCATTTTCTGCAGCTGCCCCTTGCTGGAAGTGAGGACGCCATCAGACACTTCCTTAAAGGAGGCAGCATTGTGGAACACCGAGTAGATGTCGCCGGCCATCACCCCCAATTGTTTGGCCTGATCTTGAATGTTCTGTGGTAATCCTTGGGCGTTGACCAGGACAGCCTGGCATGTAGTCTGGAGCTGCTGGGTCAGGTTGCAGGCAATAGCCAGAGTACGTGACTCGATGTGCTCAGCACAGTGGGACTCATCGGTGTCATCTTAGCCGATGCTTCTCTTCAACTCCACCCATGAGACATAGAGCTTATCCTGAGCACCCTGAATTTTCTGGTTGGCACTGTGTATCTTCTTCCTG carries:
- the Ccdc126 gene encoding coiled-coil domain-containing protein 126, giving the protein MFRTISRKNMSQKLSFLLLVFGLIWGLMLLHYTLQQPRRQSSVKLREQILDLSKRYVKALAEESRSTADVDNAASMAGYADLKRTIAVLLDDILQRLVKLESKVDYIVVNGSATNTTNGTNGNLVPVTTNKRTSVSGSVR